In the Clostridium cellulovorans 743B genome, TAAGAAAAATGAGAATGGAGACTACACTTATATAGATGAAAATGATAAGAATTCAAAATTTGTGGTGGTAAAAAGAACCCAAGATAGAGAGAAGTGATATCCTCAATTAGCGAGATAAATAAATTTTATATGAAAACAGGGTACCTTTATCAGATTCGATGAAAGGTACCTTTGGTTTTTCTTGAGTATCTTCAGTTAATACTTAGGATGATACTTTTTTGTTTTTCCTAACCACAATAACAATTCCACAAATAATTAGTATCGCAGCTACTGGCAGAATTCCAAACAAACACCAAGAATCACGATTGCTATCGCTATTGCTCATAGGTGTTTGCTCAGCAAACAATAAATTATCTGTTCCATAAGTATGCATATCAATTGCTGTTATAACAGGTAAATTACTTGGATATGGAAGTAAACCATACGGTACATCTTTAGGATCAACATTGGCATATTTTTTTGCATTTTCTTTTTGGAAATCAAGTATAGGTTTTAAATAGTTTTGAAAAATATCACTGACTTTATAAACCTGTGATGCTTTCATGCAATTTGAAACATCCTCAAGAGGAATGAGAAATTCTTCGTTGTTTTGTACAAAATAAATTGAAGTACGCATATCTGTATTCGGTATTGAGGATATTAATTTAATATTTTCAGCCTTTTCAATACCAAGGGATATGATTAAGTTTTTAAGATTTTCATCCTGAGAATATTTTACTAAAGGGTCATCTTTTGAAGTAGCAATTCCAGAACCAACTTCGATCCAACCATTTTTTGCCTTAGCACCTGGCAAGTTTCCTTCTCTTGTAAAAGCTAGTGAATCAACAAATTCATTATTCCCGTTAACATACAGTTTCAAGATACCATAGTCTGGATCAATCATACTTTGCATAGTGCCAGTTGCAATATAAGAATCATACAGCGATTGCAAAATATTTTCAGAGTTTTTAATTCCATAAAGTTTAATGCTTTTACCTCCATGAACATCATTTAGTGATACATTTTTTTTTCTATGTATTGTTGCTGAAGTAACTAACTCTATAAAAACATCATCATTAGCAACGTCTTTGTTAAAAGTTGCATCAGCTTCAGGGGAAAGTGTAATATCACTTACATCAATGGATGTGGAAACCTCCGATGCAGAATTAGATAGTGCAAACGCACTTAATTGACCTGAAAAAGTCAAAGCAAAAACAAGGCAGATAGAAATAATTATTGTAATTTTCTTCATAGTATTTTCTCCTAACATAATATAACAGATTATTTTGTGCTTATATTTATTTAGACTGTAAATTCACTAATATGGTTTTTGTTAAAATACATTTTTACATTTTTGGTTGTTTTTACTTGAAGTTGACCCCGGTGATGGGGATAGAAAAGTAATATGAATAAATTTCAAATGTATATGGAAAAAAGCAAGTAATTAACTATAAAGTATTGACTTAAAGTTAACTATAAGAAGTATAATTTTTATATAGAGGCTAAAAATTAGAGAAGCAGAAAAATTAACAGCAAGTTAGTAATTAGTAAATTAACTAGCTAAGTAGTAAAAGGAGAATGAAGATGGAAAACTTTAGATTTAACGCTTATACAGAAATGTTGTTTGGTAGAGGCCAAATTGAAAAGCTTTCAGAAGTAATAAATAGACATGGCAGAAATGTTTTACTTGTTTACGGTGGTGGAAGCATTAAGAAAAACGGAATATATGATAGAATACAAGAATTATTAAAGGAATCCAATATCTTAGAATTAGCAGGGGTTGAGCCAAATCCAAGAATTGAAACTGTAAGAAAGGGCGCTGAAATTTGCAAAGAAAACAATGTTGATGTGGTTTTAGCTGTTGGTGGAGGAAGTGCTATTGATTGTGCAAAGGTTATAGCAGCTGCACATTATTATCAAGGAGATCCATGGGATTTAGTTACAGACCCATCTAAGATAGGCAAGGTTTTACCGATCGTTACTGTTTTAACTTTAGCTGCTACTGGTTCAGAGATGAATAAAAACGCAGTTATTTCAAAGATGGATACTAATGAGAAGCTTGGAACTGCGTCTCCAAATATGATACCTCAAACTTCAATACTTGATCCAGAATATTTATATACGTTGCCAGCAATACAAACAGCAGCTGGTACTGCAGATATTATGTCTCACGTATTTGAGCAATATTTTAATAAAACAAAAGGAACCTTTGTGCAAGATAAATTTGCAGAAGGCTTACTTGAAACATGTATTAAATATTGTCCTATAGCATTAGAAGAGCCAAGAAATTATGAAGCAAGAGCCAATTTAATGTGGGCAAGTTCTATGGCACTAAATGGACTTTGTGGAAGTGGAAAACAAGGAGCTTGGACTTGTCATCCAATTGAGCATGAATTAAGTGCCTTCTACGACATCACTCATGGAGTAGGTTTAGCTATATTAACTCCTAGCTGGATGAGATACATATTAAATGAAAATACTGTTGATAAGTTTGTTGATTATGCAGTTAATGTATGGCATTTACCAGTGGCTGAAGATAAATATGAAACTGCTAATAAAGGAATAGATGCTACAGAGGAATTTTTTAAAGAGTGTGGAATTCCAATGACTTTAACTGAACTTGGAATTGATACTGCGAACTTTGAACAGATGGCAAAAGCGGCAGTTTTACATGGAGCTTTGCAATATGCTTATGAGCCATTGGATGAAGAGGCTGTAAGAAAGATTTTAGAGATGTGCCTGTAGATACGAGCTGCTACTAAAATTGAAAGCGTGATTATATGATTATAACTAAAGAAGTTAAGGGGAAATTTAATAACCCCTTTATTTCCTTAAAGCACAAGGATTTTAGATATTATTGGATTGGTATGTGCGTTTCTTTGATTGGGACTTGGACGCAAAACATAGCTCAACCATGGCTTGCATATACCTTAACCAATTCACCTTTTTTACTAAGTTTAATCGGAACTCTTCAATTTACTCCTGTACTATTGTTTTCCTTATTTGCAGGAGTAATCATAGATAAGTTTCCTAAGAAACAAATTTTAATCGTTACTCAATTGTCCTCTCTAGTGATTACTCTTGTTTTAGCTATATTAGTATTTACGGGAGAGGTTCAGTATTGGCACATTCTAATTGCTGCGACAGTTCTTGGGTTAGTTAATACCCTTGATATGCCAACAAGACAATCCTTTATTATAGAACTTGTAGGAAAAGAAGATTTAATGAACGCTATTGCTTTAAATTCAATGGTATTTAATCTAGCTAGAATTATTGGACCCGCATTAGCCGGAATAATAATGGGTTATGCAGGAATAGCAATTTGCTTTTTCATTAATGCCATAAGTTTTGGGGCAGTATTAATAAGTTTATTCTTTATAAAGCCAATGGAAACTAAAATCAAACCAACGGATAAAAAGATAATTGGAGAAATAAAGGAAGGGCTTAAATACATCTATAAAAAGAAGATTCTTCTATATACTTTATTTGTTACAGCTGTCATAGGTACTTTTGCTCCAAACTTCAATGTACTTGTTCCAGTGTTTGCTAGAGAAATATTAAATCAAAATGAGACGGGCTTTGGAATTCTTATGTCCTTTATGGGCTTTGGTTCCTTCTTAGGTGCTATGTTTATCGCAACTGTAAGCAAAGGTGGACCTAAAAGATTTATTATTTATGTTGTTCCATTAATTGTAGGAACTTTCTTGGTTATCACTGGCTATACCAATAATTTTTTCATAACTGGAATAGCTCTTGCTGTAACAGGATTCTTTTTTATCACTTATAATTCTAGTTCAAACTCAACCTTGCAACTTAATTCAAGTGATGAATATCGTGGTAGAGTTATGAGTGTTTATACTTTGGTTTTTGCTGGTTCTACTCCTATAGGCAACCTTTATGCGGGATTATTTGCAGAGCATTTTAATGCAAGGATAGGTTTTGCTGCTTGTGGCGGGATAATAATTTTATTAATGATTCCGATCTTTATACATATGAAAATAAGAAGATCAAGTTAATTTTTAGATGCAGACCGTAAAGGTATGCGGTTG is a window encoding:
- a CDS encoding MFS transporter, whose amino-acid sequence is MIITKEVKGKFNNPFISLKHKDFRYYWIGMCVSLIGTWTQNIAQPWLAYTLTNSPFLLSLIGTLQFTPVLLFSLFAGVIIDKFPKKQILIVTQLSSLVITLVLAILVFTGEVQYWHILIAATVLGLVNTLDMPTRQSFIIELVGKEDLMNAIALNSMVFNLARIIGPALAGIIMGYAGIAICFFINAISFGAVLISLFFIKPMETKIKPTDKKIIGEIKEGLKYIYKKKILLYTLFVTAVIGTFAPNFNVLVPVFAREILNQNETGFGILMSFMGFGSFLGAMFIATVSKGGPKRFIIYVVPLIVGTFLVITGYTNNFFITGIALAVTGFFFITYNSSSNSTLQLNSSDEYRGRVMSVYTLVFAGSTPIGNLYAGLFAEHFNARIGFAACGGIIILLMIPIFIHMKIRRSS
- a CDS encoding iron-containing alcohol dehydrogenase, which gives rise to MENFRFNAYTEMLFGRGQIEKLSEVINRHGRNVLLVYGGGSIKKNGIYDRIQELLKESNILELAGVEPNPRIETVRKGAEICKENNVDVVLAVGGGSAIDCAKVIAAAHYYQGDPWDLVTDPSKIGKVLPIVTVLTLAATGSEMNKNAVISKMDTNEKLGTASPNMIPQTSILDPEYLYTLPAIQTAAGTADIMSHVFEQYFNKTKGTFVQDKFAEGLLETCIKYCPIALEEPRNYEARANLMWASSMALNGLCGSGKQGAWTCHPIEHELSAFYDITHGVGLAILTPSWMRYILNENTVDKFVDYAVNVWHLPVAEDKYETANKGIDATEEFFKECGIPMTLTELGIDTANFEQMAKAAVLHGALQYAYEPLDEEAVRKILEMCL